From the Salarias fasciatus chromosome 5, fSalaFa1.1, whole genome shotgun sequence genome, the window tttcagaccCGGCCTGCGAGTCACACACTGTTGTTTGCAGCCAAGTGAAGATTAGGTTGGTATTGAAGTGTTTCCACCTTCGGACATCTTTTAAATGGccctttgttttctctgcaaaaCGTGTTTAGAAACATCTGTGCCATTTAATTCTGGAAAATAGGGGGAAAATGTAATATTCACATCTGTCATGTTGAGAAATCTAATTATCAGTGactttttccttctgttttagCAACAGCGTTGTTTCTATTTGGCTGCTCGCTTTTCCAGGGGTCACCATCGAGTCACTGCAACTCGGCGCATGCAATTGCGGCAACAACCAAGATCAGCAAGTCAAGTTCAGGACTCATACCGACGTGCCATTTCGGAAAAACTCAATTCTTTAAATGTTCAACAAGCATTCAATATCTCATTTGCAAGAGTCTTTGTACAAGGTGTTGGGTGCGGGCTGCCCTCCTTCAGCCTCACTACTAAAACATGCTGCAGTCTCCTGTCTTTAAACTCTATGTGGAAAGGTCCCCAAGCTGCTACATCTCAGATAGTCTCATTTGGGTACCTAGTACCTAATATAGAGGCACAGCACTTTGCCAATAAATGTACAGTGTAAGCCTTGTACAACACGACACACTGGTCCTGTTCTAAAGGCACAGACACAAGTGTGACCAGTACTGACAAGACAAGGTACCAGGATGGATTTCAaccaaacagctttttttttttttttaaacattaatgattataaaaagagagaaatttaGAGATTTAGTCACAATGTTAATCCGAACGAGAAACGTGTTATTTCAACTTTGTGCAAAACGAGCAGACTACATAACCATGTGATAACATTTCCACGTGttgttcctttgtttttgtacaaaacaaaaataacgcTCCGAGTCATTTGTTTTCCGTTTCGCGTGTCGCCGTGGTCTTCTCTCGCTGGACTGCAGGCAGCTTGGTGGCTCCATCAGGCGCTCGGTTAGAAATGCGTCTCCTTCTCTGAGATGGTGGATATTTTCCCATCGACCTTGAGTTTGGCATCATTGGCGGCGTACGGACTGAGGGCTGCGAGCTTTCCTCTCATCTTTAGGTCTGCGCTGGGAGTGGTCAGCTTCTTCAttctctgcaggaggagaaggaaagatgaggtgagaaaaataaaaagccctCACGAGGACAATCTGCGGAAAAACTGTCAGGTGGAGGAAGTTATTAAACATATCGGAGCTTTACAGCAAATGAGATATTCATCATTGACCAATTTTCgctttattttaatattataaTGCACTTTCAGTTGtcttttttaacatgaaaagcGAGTtaaagattgatttgatttgatttgatttgatttgagttGATTTGAGTTgagttgatttgatttgatcagtggaaaaacaaattatCTGGTGGAGGGTCGCTCAAAAAGTCAAGATCTGAAGTAcaaaacaggaaatgttttgTAATATAAAGTCCTGGAGAGCCAGCTGAAGAAATGTCCCTCATCACAGTAACAGCAGGAAAATTTTGCACAAGCAAGCGATGAAATAATAAACAATCAAACCTTTTTCAGAGATATTTCAACACAATTCCACTTGTGTTTTAATAAATTAGCATCAACTCCTCCAGCATTATGCATGATCCGGACGACTCGCCCAATTTTCCATATTAACAAAGGCCAGGTGGatagtgtgtgttattttttgtctttctcagaTGCAATATTATATACGTCTTGTTGGGACACCCGCTCCCACACCTGACATTACCCCTCACGTAATGCCATGTTTGCACTAATTTATATTTGTGCAAAGCTTTACTAGATCTTTATAACATAGCATCAAATACAGTATGTCACTCAGGCACAGTTAAAGGAATTCTTAATTCTTAAGATTGTGTGATTTCAATATACTGTATCTAAACATGTCACAAATAGATAACAAAAGCCAAACAATCTGTATTCCTATAGCTTTTCCCATACATTGTTTGGATATAAATGTGCTCAcattttttgtccttttgtcagttatacaatttttttttcttttgccgaGAGCAGTGCTCATGTGTCATgttgatttttctgtttgtctacTTTTCATCATGTTTGAGGTCTGCCAGAGGAGACGACTGTTCATCtcatatcaaaaaaaaaaaaactgcaatatgTTTATGTGATCTGTCCCCGGGCAAAGACGGGAGATCATCCCACTGTGTTGCAATCCCAGTGAGAAAGACCAACGGGAGAGATAAGACTGCAGCTTCCTCAATGCAGTGCTGTTACAATTCTCTTGTTCTCATCTGTATTTTTCCATTCAAGGTAAATTCTTATCAGCAAAGGTCTTACAGCACAATATATATTTATTCCAATTCAAACAAAGCCACTATTTAAAATGAACTGAGCAAAAGTAGAAAACCCTTTCTGCAGTCAGTCATCTGGTTTATCAGCAAGCAGCTCTGATGGTACAGAGGACCATTAGTGCCtcgagagagagagctgctccCACATGTGAGAAGGCATTGTGGAAAAATACAGAGGTTTAAAAACCGGTGCTCCCATGCAGACAGCAGGGCAAAGCCGGGCCGCAGCCTATTGCATGCTGGTGTTTGTGGAGTGACGTTACCTCAGAAAAGGTGCCGGGGGTCTGCCAAATCTTCCAGATGATGCCCAGAGGGATGCAGACCATGGAGGACATGGCCATGAACCAGCCGATGCCGTAGCCCCAGTCCGGGTAGGTGTACACGTTGTTGTACTTCAGCGGTTTGTATTTAATCAGGAAGAACAAGAAGATCCCctgcagcacaaaaacacacttagTTTGCAAATGTGGTTCAGACTGAGAGGCTGATCGTTAAAGGAGACCGCAGCTCATTTAATTTTCTCTGATTGCCGTGCTAATAATATCCCTTCAATTTAAGGCTGGATTAAATGTTTCTGCGAAAATCTAAATTACagtgtggttaaaaaaaaaaaaaagagtcagcAACACAATACAGCTACATATTACAAATCACAGTAATGCAGAAAGGTCTGATCCATAATGCATTTCAAGAGCATTCATGAggaattataataaaatgttatCAATATTGGTGAATACATTGTGCTTGTCATTCATAACGTTTTAGGCGTCGCCCAACTTCATGGTGTTTGACTGAATTCACTTACTGAAAAGGAATACAGTTCATAAAAACTCAGATTCATATTAGAATATCATACTTTGTACATCTGAAAGTATCAACATTTATATAAATATGTTGGCAAAACCTGAACTTTTGAAGAACTATATTATCAACTTACAGTAAACAATAACATAGCAATGCCCGAAAATGTGACATCTAAACACAACCATACACTCCTACAACCACTACAACCATAGTTAAGACAGAGTGCTccattgtgtgtattttaagtGAACAAATATGACCACTATGTAACCCATTACTCCTAttcctgaaaacagaactgCACAAAAACTGATAAACTTCAAAgaaatcactgttttctttgaaactttCACAATTTTCTTGGTGGTATGGTGGGTCGGACTGGAGTCTCTTTCAGGCCAGTTCTGGCCCATGTGCCTTATGCTGAACGCCCCTGATTTAAGACTAGTTTGTGGCTAGTTTGTGAATTTGCCTGCCTGTCTCTGGGCGTTTGTTCCAACTTGGAATTCCACCAGAAAACACTGTGGGTTTCTATGAAAACACCATAAATGATCAGCTAATGACACATCTGCCCATAATCCTTTATGAACCTTGTCAAATAACATTATGGGCGTTTACAACATGTTTTATAATGTAATATAATTCCATAATGATGCATTTTATAGCAGACCTTCAGGAAAAGAATTACAGTAATCTGTATGTGGCAATAAACTTCAAATATCTTTACAATGAGCCAAAAAAGGttctttgttttcataaatGAGCTTCCATGAATTAAATTCAGTGTAAGATAAGAACGCTAATCCTTTGCAGATGTTTGTCTGACATGACATTCGTACTCTACTACACGTGCGTCCTCAGGTTGAAGATGCTGCTGCTTTGGATTCGTGTTGAACTGAGACTCACAGCGCAGATGCCCGGGGTCAGGATCATCCAGCACCACTTGATGAAGAAGACAGGCTTGTAGCCGATCATGTCCTCAATATTCAGATAGAATCTGTCActacctgaaacacacacgagaGTCACTCTGAGCTTCAGAATAATGATGTGATTGATGCCTGCTGACAGTTTGTGGAAGTCCAAACAAAAACTGTTGACTGACGAGGAAGAAATGTGTTCTGATATTTTACATCACAATGAGTGAAAACATTCTGTGATCGTCAAAGTCACACACAATGTGGGTATGTTTTGGCTGTATTTTgtattggattaaaaaaaaaaaaaaaaaaaaagaatgaccTAAATCCTACTATGAATCAAAACCCATTATCTTTATTCAACAATCAAAATTCAGATCAAAGAGCtcattttacagaaaaaaagtagctgttttgtgaagaaaacagcttttgtGTTGATAGTTGTTTATTAACATTATTTTATCACTGCATGTGTTTGAGACCgttctccagcagagggcagagaaGAAATGTTCTTCCACAGAGGAGGGTGAACCCAGAACACAAGGTGCCCTGGTTTGGTAAATAAAGAGAAATCATCTGAACACTATCAACAGTGTTTTAATGTAGTTTGAGTGGAAACCAGTGGAAATCTTACCGTACACCCAGCCGATACATATGGACTCGAAAATGGccacaaacagcaaacacatCCCGCTGGCAGCGTAAGCGTCGAACAGCTGGAAGACGTACATCCCGCCCTGATGGGAGCGAAGCAGAGAGGAGTCAGCGTTTCTGTTACAGCTGCTAAAAGGAAAGCCACTCAACTTCAGACACAGAGTGAATAACGGTCTGCTGGATGAGGATTTATTACAATCACACACCACAACCGCTCAACTCTGGACTGAACTCCAGTGGTGAAATCTTATTTAAGTTTCAAAGAGAAGCACTTTACAGGTGCGGTAAGTAATGCTGTGTCACATAGGAGTTTGTCCACATGTGGAGTTTAAATCTATATGGTTTATTATCTAAAAGACTTGAACTATTTCAGTTAATAACTTGGGTTTCCTTCACTGTTTATTGATCTCATCAGTAAGAAAATATCTCAAAAGGATAAATGTCACATATTTGTGAGTAAAGCTGTAAATTGTAAACAGATTTACTAACACTGACTATTGAACACAGTCACAAAGACAGAACTCGCATCTATTTCTTGTCAAGGCTCTGTATCTATTGAACACGTAATTGctttaatgattaataaataTGCTCTCACTTACTGTTGAACAAGCGTCTCGTGTTGTTTCGTTGGTTATTTCTGATGCAAATGGTAATACAGACTGATTTCACAATGCTTTCATGTGCCTCGTGCATGACTTGCAGCCGGCTCGatgtttcatttttctgaaGGTTTACTGTTTGAAAAGGCTGGTTATTTTGAGTTTCAGTGTGAATGATGTAATGTTGCACAGATGTTATGCTGTTGCCTGTAAAAGATCTCCGCACATCCTGTACTTAAGGCGTTTTTAAATATCAGAGGGAAAAACATCCTAAGTCTATCTGATGTGATCAGACTTTAGGAATATAACATTATGTCTTCCATATTGGAGGAATaattttgcttaaaaaaaaaaaaaaaaagaaaaaaaattctgatcagaataaatgtatttttggctttccccccccccccgtgtcaGTTAGTTTCAGTGGTTATCATGTGTATTATGGCACCCTCCACCTGGTGTGCTTCCACTCAGGATGGCTCATCTGTTCTCTCTGCCTCCACTAAAAGGGCCATCATGAATAAAACCTCACATGCATCTGAGAGTGGGATTACATCACGGCTCTGCAACGgcagaaaacagctgagaaTTTCAATAAACTATCTCCAGATGAGAATTGAACCACACTCTCAGGAGACGTCTGATTGGAAATGAAGAGTgggcggagcggcgggagaTGTGGAGACGATGACAAACAGAGGCGAGGCCGCTGATCAGCCAAATGGATTCTACTGTGCTCcagaatcaaatcaaatctttcCCTGCTGATCCGGGGCAATTATGGCTCGCCAGATAAAGAATGATGTATTAACAATGggtagatttacgccacagcaTGAAAAGCCTCACTGATAGAAAAACAAGGCCTTCAGTACCACAACGTCAAGCTGAAAAGCACAGCAGGACTCAGGCTGTTTAATGACGGTGTATTTAACACTAACTTTAGAAAACAAAGGCAAAAATAATTCAGATAATAGAGACTTAAAgataacttttaaaaaaagaagttggaataaatattttattcatcaAGCTGATTCATTAATATGACAATACaggcattcattcattcattcaatcgTCTATTCATCAGATATAGCGTACCTTATCAAagactgatgatgatgatgatgaagacgTCAACAGTGACGATGAAGACAGTGAAGGGATGGTTACAgtggtgatgatgaggatgatcaCAGAAATGATGAAGATGCAATTTCAAATATGCAGCACTGAATAAcccatttctcttttttaatctaAGTCAAGGTGAACCACAATATAAAGCCACTTTAGAGAAACAGAGGTCTAAATGGAGCAGATTGTGTGTATTAATGCAGGTAGATAAAGATCTGGCATTATCTGATCATCTGAGACTTACCTCCATACACATGACGAGTCCTATGATGAAGGACACCACAGACATGCCCAGAATCAGGTACTCTCTGCGGTAGCCCCTCCGGAAGGTTTCTGGGTACATGTCCACCACGGCCGTCACTaagctctccacacacacaaactaagaacaaacaaaacaaaacacagtcattttttttgtccaggAAGCATTTATCTAGTATCTTCTGCTCTGTTTGGTCCACCTGCAGAGATCCTCGTGCTATCACGGCTCCTGAAAAACCCATTTTTACCTCCTGATTGTTTTTGCACAAAAACTCCCCTGCATTACTCAGAAAATTTGTTGCGTGATCTCCAATCTGCAGTCCAGCTCGACTGTCAAAAACTGAAACATCTGAGCAAACTGGAGGCCACTGAAAGAGCGGCAGCTCACCTGACTGTCCAGGCCGAGGAAGATGAGCATCATGAAGAAGAGACAAGCCCAGAGCGGAGACAGAGGCATCATGGTCACGGCCTTGGGGTATGCAATGAATGCGAGACCAGGGCCTGCACGATGCGGACAGGACAAATAAAGGTCTGACGGTAActctgaagagctgctgtcccAAACCTCCCAGTTGGGCAAAAAAACCATCAACATTATGATGACGATGATTTAAAAGCATTAGCACAGTCATTTTGTCATCTCGTCTTGGATCCTCTATCACCATATCCTCCCCTTGTTTTCTAATCAAGGTGCAAAAAAGTCGATAATAAAGTAGAATCTAAAATAAGGATGTTAAACGTTGGGCTCCAATCTGACTGAAGTGTTTGTGgttcctgaactgaaatgtgtttgtcaaGGTTTCTCATTCTACTGTAAGTATGACCAATTTCATAGAAGCAGCCATCATATTTTTAAGGACTCCCATGTGGTGAAAGTTTCTTAAAAAGGCATTGTTGAAAGCCTTAAGCTGTGTCCTCACTCTGCTCCAAGACAAACAGTTCAAATCTCACACCCTGTCAAGTTTACTGAATCATTCATGCTAAGTTGAATAAATCATAATATAGAGCTCTGAGTGTGGAGTTATATAACTATGCATGTTTATCCATTTAGGGCGATGTGATGGTTGAGTGCATCAAGACTTAGAGATGCTGCTTCCGTCTGCTCAGTTCGGATTTTTCAGATTCTGatcccgaaaaaaaaaaaaaaaaatgctgtccACGAAATTCTCACCAGATTCTGCCACAGCCTCGATGGGAACATTTTGCTCGTAGGCCATGAAGCCCAGCACTGAGAAGATGGCGAAACCAGCCACGAAACTGGTGCCGCTGTTCAAGCAACACAGCATGATGCAGTCCCTGAGGAgccagacaggagacagagcttATTCACCAGAAGACAGAAAGTAATGGAGTTAGGATATGTAATTGAGAGAGACTAAAATGCCACTTTAAGGTACAAATCTTTTCAATCTCAACTACTTTTCCCTGCAGAGTTTACCATTCAGCGTATATAATGTATGTAAATGTGtacatttgaactttttttagatgtttctAGCATCTACTGCTTACCTGTAGCAGTTGTTGTCGTAAGCATTGTAGCTTCCCAGCGCAGTGAGACAGCCCAAGCAGATGGCATAAGAGAAGAAAATCTGAGTTCCTGCATCCACCCATACCTGATATGAAAACAGATACAAAAGTAATGTGCAGACAGAGAAACgaacatttttcaatcaagaTCAAAAGTTGGAACTAATATCTCCTTTTCTGCAAGATACTATTCAGACACAGCAAATAAACAGTCA encodes:
- the LOC115389353 gene encoding sodium- and chloride-dependent GABA transporter 3-like, translating into MTAEKSGPVINGKPEDSKDPEGSSSSLDNGGYNERGHWNNKIEFVLSVAGEIIGLGNVWRFPYLCYKNGGGAFFVPYVIFFVCCGIPVFFLETALGQFTSEGGITCWRKVCPLFEGIGYATQVIEAHLNVYYVVILAWAIFYLFNCFTTELPWAGCGHYWNTEYCVDYYGENATNITSPNASSPVIEFWERRVLKISDGIEHMGGMRWELAMCLALAWFICYFCIWKGPKSTGKVVYVTATFPYVMLLILLIRGVTLPGAFDGIKFYLYPDISRLSDPQVWVDAGTQIFFSYAICLGCLTALGSYNAYDNNCYRDCIMLCCLNSGTSFVAGFAIFSVLGFMAYEQNVPIEAVAESGPGLAFIAYPKAVTMMPLSPLWACLFFMMLIFLGLDSQFVCVESLVTAVVDMYPETFRRGYRREYLILGMSVVSFIIGLVMCMEGGMYVFQLFDAYAASGMCLLFVAIFESICIGWVYGSDRFYLNIEDMIGYKPVFFIKWCWMILTPGICAGIFLFFLIKYKPLKYNNVYTYPDWGYGIGWFMAMSSMVCIPLGIIWKIWQTPGTFSERMKKLTTPSADLKMRGKLAALSPYAANDAKLKVDGKISTISEKETHF